In a genomic window of Helianthus annuus cultivar XRQ/B chromosome 10, HanXRQr2.0-SUNRISE, whole genome shotgun sequence:
- the LOC110885731 gene encoding E3 ubiquitin-protein ligase KEG, with protein MAEQVGTEASPPSFDYMLYEGDPEHLRTVVATPNLPNPQISPSLLKLKHRIGHGLFGDVWLATHHQSSHDYDEYHEVAVKMLHPIKEEDMPKFMAKFEDLFLKFRKLPSVCWLHGIAVLTGKASPQICIVMKFYEGSVGDRMAKLKGGKLALPDVLRYGVGLAKGIHEVHMLDTLVLNIKPTNLLLDEHDHVILGDFGVPFLLLGAQLPDPDMSLKLGSPNYMAPEQWEPETRGPISVETDSWGFGCCILEMLTGVQPWFGKSVGEIYKSVVVKQEKPQLPNGLPPAVENVLNGCFEYDLRNRPLIADILHAFESSRDAVFNDGEWIGLGSRISADQKVGGSSYSTWFLTKDHLQVGDVVRSRKIPNNCKNMAVPEGTVVGLEKDTDRDGFVLVRVQGIHNPLRVNITTLERVTSGLAAGDWVHLLDPNRNRNRNHSFIGILHAIDRDGNVSVGFIGLETLWKGHCSQLQMADPFFVGQFVKLKASVFTPRFQWIRKREGIWATGKITQILPNGCLVVQFPGKFVFKGEAESYLADPAEVEHVSFDTCSTLVDKYQHVEDHHWAVRPLMIAFGVLTAMKFGFIVGHSVGARLKKGGASRARSGGSGHGKDGQDGGGKSKWLPSPVANILARDGSTTPVIAR; from the exons ATGGCTGAACAGGTAGGAACAGAGGCGTCACCGCCTTCTTTTGATTATATGCTCTACGAAGGTGATCCCGAACATCTTCGGACCGTTGTAGCTACACCGAATCTACCAAATCCTCAAATAAGTCCTTCTTTGTTGAAACTTAAGCACAGGATAGGACATGGACTGTTTGGGGATGTTTGGTTGGCTAcgcatcatcaatcatcacatgATTATGATGAGTATCATGAAGTGGCTGTTAAGATGTTACATCCTATAAAAGAAGAAGATATGCCAAAGTTTATGGCTAAGTTTGAGGATTTATTCCTTAAGTTCCGGAAACTCCCAAGTGTCTGTTGGTTGCATGGTATCGCAGTTCTAACTGGAAAG GCTTCTCCACAGATTTGCATCGTAATGAAGTTTTACGAGGGGTCAGTTGGTGATCGAATGGCTAAGCTTAAAGGAGGAAAACTTGCATTGCCTGATGTTTTGAG GTATGGAGTGGGGTTGGCTAAAGGAATTCATGAAGTGCACATGTTAGACACGTTGGTGCTGAATATTAAGCCAACTAATCTTCTTCTTGATGAACATGATCATGTGATTCTTGGAGATTTTGGGGTCCCGTTTCTTCTTCTTGGGGCCCAGTTGCCTGACCCGGATATGTCTCTTAAGCTCGGATCGCCCAATTACATGGCTCCAGAACAATGGGAGCCTGAAACCAGAGGTCCGATTAGTGTTGAGACTGATAGTTGGGGATTTGGGTGCTGCATTTTGGAGATGTTGACGGGTGTACAACCGTGGTTTGGTAAATCTGTTGGTGAGATATACAAATCTGTTGTGGTGAAACAAGAAAAACCGCAGCTTCCGAATGGTCTACCTCCTGCTGTTGAAAATGTTCTTAATGGCTGTTTTGAGTATGATCTTCGTAATAGACCGCTTATTGCAGATATTCTGCATGCATTTGAAAG TTCACGTGATGCTGTGTTTAACGATGGGGAGTGGATTGGTCTAGGAAGCAGAATATCAGCAGACCAAAAAGTTGGAGGTAGCAGCTACTCCACATGGTTTCTTACGAAAGATCATCTGCAAGTAGGTGATGTTGTTCGATCTCGAAAAATACCGAACAATTGCAAGAACATGGCTGTACCTGAAGGAACCGTAGTCGGTTTGGAAAAAGATACCGATCGAGATGGGTTTGTTCTGGTTCGAGTCCAAGGAATCCACAACCCGTTAAGGGTTAACATCACCACTCTAGAACGGGTCACTTCTGGGTTAGCCGCTGGTGACTGGGTGCACTTACTAGATCCAAACAGAAACCGAAACCGAAACCACTCGTTTATTGGCATTCTACACGCGATAGACCGTGATGGGAACGTGAGTGTCGGTTTTATAGGACTAGAGACACTTTGGAAAGGACACTGTTCTCAGCTCCAAATGGCAGACCCGTTTTTCGTGGGTCAGTTTGTGAAATTAAAGGCAAGTGTGTTCACACCTCGGTTTCAATGGATACGTAAACGTGAAGGAATATGGGCCACTGGTAAGATTACACAAATACTTCCGAATGGGTGTCTTGTTGTGCAGTTTCCTGGAAAATTTGTTTTCAAAGGCGAAGCGGAATCATATTTAGCTGATCCGGCTGAAGTTGAGCATGTTTCGTTCGATACATGTTCGACTTTGGTGGATAAGTATCAGCATGTTGAGGATCATCACTGGGCTGTTAGGCCACTTATGATTGCATTTGGTGTGCTCACGGCTATGAAGTTTGGTTTCATTGTTGGTCATAGTGTGGGTGCTAGACTGAAGAAAGGTGGTGCAAGTCGGGCGCGCAGTGGTGGTAGCGGTCATGGTAAAGATGGGCAAGATGGTGGCGGCAAGTCGAAATGGCTACCATCACCTGTTGCAAATATACTTGCGAGAGACGGTTCCACGACTCCTGTTATTGCCAGATAA